The following proteins come from a genomic window of Sorghum bicolor cultivar BTx623 chromosome 3, Sorghum_bicolor_NCBIv3, whole genome shotgun sequence:
- the LOC8054640 gene encoding rab escort protein 1: MAEAAADSSNSAVDGGGGGSVQNDYPTIDPTSFDVVLCGTGLPESVLAAACAAAGKTVLHVDPSPFYGSLYSSIPLSSLASFLSPEASPPTSTAAAAASDSHTVVDLHRRSVYSDVETSGAAPEPARRFTIDLVGPRVLYCADEAVDLLLRSGGSHHVEFKSVDGGSLLYWEGCLYPVPDSRQAIFKDTTLKLKEKNVLFRFFKFVQAHIAAASASADETGQGDASAKIPEEDLDLPFVEFLKKQGLPPKMRAVVLYAIAMGDYDQDCADPCEKLITTREGIQTIALYSSSIGRFSNAEGAFIYPMYGHGELPQAFCRCAAVKGTLYVLRMPVSALLMDEEKKHFVGARLASGQDILCQQLIIDPSYKIPNLDVPFDGSHSHFPRKVARGICIISKSVKQGSSNVLVIFPPKSLEEQQVAAVRLLQLSSNLAVCPSGMFMAYLSTPCTDVSAGKQCIKKAIDALFSPQASDGSEGHLETASESTEDVKPTVIWSCVYVQEITQGTSGSLLSCPMPDEYLDYRNILGSTKKLFASIYPDEEFLPKKSAPVYADDDSDSAE, from the exons ATGGCGGAGGCGGCTGCCGACTCCTCCAACTCGGCCgtagacggcggcggcggcggtagcgTCCAAAACGACTATCCCACCATTGACCCGACCTCGTTCGACGTGGTGCTCTGCGGCACGGGCCTCCCGGAGTCAGTCCTCGCCGCGGCCTGTGCCGCCGCTGGGAAGACGGTCCTCCACGTCGATCCCAGCCCGTTCTACGGCTCCCTCTACTCTTCCATCCCACTCTCCTCCCTCGCCTCCTTCCTATCCCCCGAGGCCTCCCCGCCCACCTCGACCGCGGCAGCCGCCGCCTCCGATTCGCATACCGTCGTCGATCTCCACCGACGGAGCGTGTACTCCGATGTCGAGACCTCGGGGGCGGCGCCAGAGCCGGCGAGGCGGTTCACCATTGACCTGGTGGGGCCCCGGGTGCTGTACTGCGCCGATGAGGCAGTGGATCTCCTCCTGCGGTCGGGGGGTAGCCACCATGTGGAGTTCAAGAGCGTGGATGGGGGCAGCCTCCTCTACTGGGAGGGCTGCCTCTACCCGGTGCCAGACTCGAGGCAGGCCATCTTCAAGGACACCACACTTAAGCTCAAGGAGAAGAACGTCCTCTTCAGGTTCTTCAAATTTGTGCAGGCGCACATCGCTGCCGCCTCAGCTTCTGCTGATGAGACGGGACAGGGGGATGCATCTGCCAAGATACCTGAGGAGGACCTGGATCTCCCCTTTGTTGAGTTCCTCAAGAAACAGGGGCTTCCTCCCAAGATGAGAGC GGTTGTGCTGTATGCGATTGCCATGGGGGATTATGATCAAGATTGTGCTGACCCTTGTGAGAAATTGATTACAACAAGGGAGGGAATACAGACCATTGCTTTGTACTCCTCGTCCATTGGGAG GTTCTCTAATGCAGAAGGCGCTTTCATTTATCCTATGTATGGGCATGGTGAGCTGCCTCAAGCTTTCTGTCGCTGTGCTGCGGTTAAGGGCACCCTATAT GTGTTGCGGATGCCAGTTTCTGCACTTCTTATGGATGAG GAAAAGAAGCATTTTGTAGGTGCCAGATTGGCATCTGGTCAGGATATTTTGTGCCAACAATTGATAATTGACCCATCTTATAAGATTCCCAACTTGGATGTCCCATTTGATGGTTCACATTCTCACTTCCCAAGAAAAGTTGCAAGAGGGATATGCATAATTAGCAAGTCCGTGAAACAGGGATCATCAAATGTTCTTGTTATTTTCCCTCCAAAAT CACTAGAAGAGCAGCAGGTTGCAGCTGTTCGGCTTCTTCAGTTGAGCAGCAATCTCGCAGTATGCCCTTCTGGGAT GTTTATGGCATATCTGTCTACTCCCTGTACTGATGTCTCAGCTGGAAAGCAATGCATAAAAAAAGCAATAGATGCTCTTTTCAGTCCTCAGGCTTCAGATGGTTCAGAAGGCCATCTTGAGACAGCCAGTGAAAGCACTGAGGATGTGAAGCCAACAGTAATCTGGAGCTGTGTGTATGTTCAAGAGATCACACAG GGAACATCCGGTTCTTTATTGTCATGCCCCATGCCTGATGAATACCTGGACTACAGAAACATACTGGGATCAACAAAAAAG TTATTTGCAAGTATCTATCCTGATGAAGAGTTCTTACCTAAAAAGTCAGCTCCTGTATATGCCGATGATGACTCTGATTCTGCAGAGTAA
- the LOC8054641 gene encoding cysteine proteinase inhibitor 12 gives MRVAATRLAAAPPPIRFLFLLVLLGSAIGAAMAGHVLGGVKENPAAANSAESDGLGRFAVDEHNKRENALLEFVRVVEAKEQVVAGTLHHLTLEAIEAGKKKLYEAKVWVKPWLNFKELQDFSHKGEATTFTNADLGAKKGEHEPGWREVPIEDPVVKDAAHHAVKSIQERSNSLFPYELLEIVRAKAQVVEDFAKFDILMKLKRGSKEEKIKAEVHKSLEGAFVLNKHQPAEHEESSSQ, from the exons ATGCGCGTTGCCGCGACCCGACTCGCCGCCGCTCCCCCTCCGATCCGCTTCCTCTTCCTCCTGGTGCTCCTCGGTTCCGCGATCGGAGCAGCCATGGCCGGCCACGTCCTCGGCGGCGTGAAGGAGAACCCCGCCGCCGCCAACAGCGCCGAATCCGACGGGCTCGGCCGCTTCGCCGTCGACGAGCACAACAAGCGCGAG AACGCGCTGCTGGAGTTCGTGCGCGTGGTGGAGGCCAAGGAGCAGGTGGTGGCCGGCACGCTGCACCACCTCACGCTCGAGGCCATCGAGGCGGGGAAGAAGAAGCTCTACGAGGCCAAGGTCTGGGTCAAGCCATGGCTCAACTTCAAGGAGCTCCAGGATTTCAGCCACAAAGGGGAGGCCACCACGTTCACTAACGCCGACCTCGGCGCCAAGAAAG GTGAACATGAGCCTGGTTGGCGTGAGGTTCCTATAGAGGATCCTGTGGTCAAAGATGCTGCACACCATGCTGTGAAATCAATCCAAGAGAGATCCAACTCCCTGTTTCCCTATGAACTTCTCGAGATTGTTCGTGCCAAGGCACAG GTTGTGGAGGACTTTGCAAAATTTGATATTCTGATGAAACTGAAGAGAGGCAGCAAGGAGGAGAAGATCAAAGCCGAGGTCCACAAGAGCCTGGAAGGGGCTTTTGTGCTAAACAAGCATCAGCCGGCGGAGCATGAGGAGTCGAGCAGCCAGTGA